The genomic interval ttcttttctcttcttcctccactcctCCACCACTGGATATATCAGCGGCGATGGCAGGCAAGCAGCAGCGAGAGAGATGGCGCTAGCCACCACCGGTGGCGGGGTTGGCCCGACGGCGGAGTGAAGGCTCGAGGCTGGAGCTGACAATGACAACCGCGAGCTCCCTGCTCTCTCCCATCGTTGTTGACGAGACTGTGTCGGTGGTCAAGGAGGCTGCCATCGCCGTTGCTTCTTCAAATCCGATGGCCCCCACTTCAAATCTACTCAAGTGGCATCAGCGCTCGTTCGAGGTGTGGGGCTAGCGATGAGGACGAGATGGAGCCGTGGCGGGCTAGCCTCTTGAGGTGGAGCGGCAGCGTGGCCTCGAGATCCTCACCGCcggcttcctctcccctcttcccgcACCATGGAGGCCATCGAGGAGGCCGTGGGCATCCCAAGCTGCTGACACTGGCCGAGATTGGTGATGTGAGCGAATAGGAATGCAGCCGTGTTCCTCTGCGGAGATAGCGGATCGATGGGGACGGCCGCGCCATGGCCTCGTCGGCTGCGATCCCCCACGACGATGACAAGCGGAAGGGTGGGGCTTGGGAGGAGGCTGAGCTCAGGAGGCTCCTCAAGCAGCTGGGGAtcctctcttcccctcctctccggtAGGCCGGTGAGCTCCTCCCGCCACTGGCTCCCGATGAGCAAGGCCGCTGTCACGAGCGGTCTCAGTGGCGGACCCGGCTGCGGCAACAGGAGGTGGTGTGCCCTCTTGTGCTGACACTGGCTAACGGGTGACGGTGGTTGTGTGCTGGAGGCAaatggtcgccgtcgccatcagtAGAGCAGATGAGAAAGGAAGGGGAacgaaggaggaagaagataaaggaggggaaggaaaaaaaggtgaaaagggAAAATTTTGCTATGTCATTGTCcacatggcatgccacgtgggCAAGACCATGGTCAAATAAGTCTTTGGACTTGAATGATACAATAAATCAAGTTAAAAGATCTCAATGCGTGATTTGTAAGTTCATGGAACTAGGTGAAACCCACTTACAAGTTTAAAAACCGttggtgcaatttactcaaaaatcAACTATGCTAGGTTAGAGTTCCTGATTGGTAGCTGTAGACAACTGAACAAATCATGGATACAACTTTAATTCATGGAGTAGTAGTCTAAAAGCTAATGTTACAAATAGACTATGCTAGCTTAACcggttaggtttcttgtgatGAAAACCATTTCACCTGATATGGGTGCTTATATTTACGggtaattatttttctagtagtagcTAGTGTAGTTAGGGAGGCACCTATAGTGATTTCGTCAATCTTAAAATATTCTAGCACAATTTGTCGGAGGTGCTCACCGATGGTGACTTCCTTAATCTTAAAATATGACAGTACGGTCTTTTATatgtgttcataggggtaggATGTGCATGTGTATAGGTAAATGTGGTCAAAATTCATTTGCAAAATATCAAGAATTTAGCAAATTAAATATTCCACGGGCCAGGTCCAACCGAGCTAATCCAAAGGGAAAAAGTATATCGAAGGTCCCTTATGTTGTCATCGGATTATAAAATCGTCCTCCAAATACAAAACTAATATATGGCATCCCTAATCTTACAAAACCGAATCACTTTAGGTAGTTTTAACTCCGGttccgacgtggcagctgagtaaACATCagacccacgtggaccccacatgtcagcctctcctcttcccccccccctttttcttttctttcttctctttttttctcttttctcctttGTTGCTTGCGTGTTTTGACCGAGGGAGAGAGGACCACCAGGGATTGAAGGGAAAACGACGTGCAACAGGGAGCGGCGCGGCCGGTGGCCGGCAAGGTAGGGCAGCGGCATAGCATGTCCACGATCTTGCGCCTCCCGCCCACCACCATGCTTCGGATTGTCTCTGATACGAGGCCGACGAAGGAAAAGCCATCGTAGAGGATAAAGAGGGCCGAGggcgaggaaggcgatggaGGCGGCCCTGGGGCGAAAGTCGGCGAAGTGGGGCGGCCCTTGAGGAGGATGTGGCACGCGGCCGGGAAGTGGAGCACACTGGGGACGCGACAAAGAGGTTTCGGATGGCTCCGCGAAGTTTCCTATCGCCGCCGTAAGTTGCTCATAGGTGAACACCCCCTTGACCAGAAATGGTGGGGCTGCGCTTCTGCTATGGGGATTCGACTGCGTTGGTCGAGGCatctcctccggcggcgacacCGACCTCGATCTGGCGGTGACATCGACCCGACGCCGGCGGCTAAGGTGTGGAGTCTCGACCTCAATCAAGCCGACGCCAATCTCCGGCGCTCCTTCCTCATCGGCCGCGCTGACATCTTCCCCACCGCATCGatgatgccaccgccgccgcatcggccCTCATCTCTGCCGCGCTCCTCCCCCGCCAAACCGTTGGCCGCGccggccctcccctccgccgtgCTGCCCGCACcaccgtgcgtcgccgcctcacCCCGATGACGACACGTGATCACGGCAATGGTGCCGCACGGCacacggaggaggagggaaggtaGACGACCGCCGCGGCCATCCGCGCGACGGCAGCTATCGGCAACGCCGTCTGTCGCATGtacctcctctccgccgcgctcctcccccgccagccgccggccacgccgacCCTCCTCCCCACCGCATCAAAGACGCAGTCGCCATGACGAAATGtgatgtactttttccaatcCAAAATCCGGGCTGAAATGTAGCCTGCCAGACCAATCGTGGGAAGCGGCCCAGAAAGGCCTAGGCCCAGTCAAGGCAGCTGATCCTTCAAATCAAATCTAATCCACCACAAACGACTCCAATTCTAATCGTGATGAATTGTGCCCTAATCCTGATCCTATCCGCCTCGGACTGTTCGCGGCCGCGTGCGTATATATAAACCGCGTCGGCTTCCCACCGGCCGCAGCAAGAATCGATCGCGATGGAGATTATGcaacagctcgccgccgccgccaccgccaccgccacggcaaCGCCCCTGTGCCTTCCTGAACCCCCTccgacggcgatgacgacggcgcaGGTGGAGGCCGCCATCGCGACGCTGCACGGCAAGAAGCAGCGCCTCCGCGTGGCCTACGACAGCCTCGTCCTCCACTCGCccatccccctccccttccGCTGGTCCGACCTCGactcccacctctcctccctccagTCCTCCATCCACGCCCGCTTCAGCCAGCTGCAGGCCCTCCAGGCTTCCCGCCccgcgccccccgccgccgccgccgcgagccacGACGAGGACGTCGAGATGGAGGACGTCCAGGAACAGGGAGAGGACGAGGTGATGGCCCCTCCGTCTACGGTGCAGGTCAAGGAGGAGCctgtggaggcggcggcatgCGCGTCGAATACCGCCGGCGAGCGTGCCGGTGTCGGGCAAGATGGGTTCGTTCGACCcggcgggatggcggcggcgaagatggCGTCTCCGTCAAAGGTGCAGGTCAAGGAGGAACCCGTGGAGGTGAGTCCATCTCCTCCGGCCGGCGCCACGGGTCTTACGGCGGCGGCATGCGCGAGCATGGACGCCCCGAGACTAACCGACGTCTGCAagcgcgccggcggtggcggcggccaaggTTTGTGCCCGCGAAACGGTAGTGGTACAGCGCAGTCACCCCCGATCCCTAGTTGCCCTGTGCTCCAGCAGCAGCACACGGCCGGCGCCCCGAACGGCAGCCACCCTGTGCTACGGCAACACGCCGCTAACGCCATGAACGCCGGCCACTCGGCCGCTTTCCGGCCGCAGCAGCACATGGGTAAACCCCGGGACACGGGTGACTTGCGGAAGGCCGCCGCACCGAACACCGGAGATCGCCTGCCGCTGCAATGGCGGCAGCAGCGCGTGCACGCTAATCTCACGTGCCCCTTGTCGCCACCGgtggtcgcgggctcctcctcctcgccgccacagCAGCGCGTGGGCGTGTTCCCCTCGCCAACGCCGCAGATCGTaggctcctcgccgccgccgccatcacagGCGCGCGTGGGAGAGGCTAATGTAACGAACCCATCGCGGCAGCAGTTCACAGCTAGCGCGCCACACGCGGGCGATGGCCAGCTCCAGAAGCGGCCGCCGTGGCAGCGGCTGCAGCGCGTGGGCGTGGCTAATCCCATGAACGCCGGTGACCTGCCGCCCCAGAAGCCGCACTTCACGGCCAACGCAAGAAACGCCGGAGAACACCCGTtccaggagcagcagcagccgccgcccgtGGCCAAACccacggacgccgccgccggtgacctgCTTCCTCAGCAGAAGCAGTTGATGGCCAACGCACCAAACGCCGGAGAACACTTGCTCCCGGAGCAACAGAAGCAGCAGCCCGTGACAGCTGCAAAACCCGCGAACGCGCCGCCTCTGCAGCACGCGGCGAACGCCACCAACCCAGCCGttctccggcggcagcggcagcggcagtgggTTCGACTTCGACCACCGACCGCCACTAACCTGCCGCAAACGAAGCAGGAGCAGCATCATCTGTTCATGGCTGACGACGGCGCCAACGCCCGCAAtcccctgtcgccgccgccgccgccgtgcggcaTGGCCAAACCCCCCAACTCCGGTGACCCGCTGACGGATCAGAACAATCAGCAGCTCATGGCGAACACCCACTCTGCCCCTACACCGGTTTCCACACCATTGGTTGCATCGAACCAGTGTGAATCATCAgccatgacgacgacgacgacgacgacgacgaacagcAACCAAAACTCCGGCGGCGGTCGCACCGGCCCGCAACCCGTAGCGGCCGGCGCTGCTCCAAATCCGGCCGGCAACCAGCAGCAAGGGCAGCGGAAAGGTGGTGCAAACAGGCGAGGCGGACGAGGCCAAGGCAACAAGAACAACAACGTTGCTAATACCAATATTAGCAACATGAGCAAGGTGATTGGCAAGGGCAACAAGGAGCAGGGCAATGGAAACCCCCAGCTCAACACGAATGGGAACCCCCAGTTCAACAAGAACGTGCCGGGTGATCATCACCAGAAGAACAAGAATGCAGGGCAGCTTTGCTACAGGTGCGGGTGCAGGGGGCACTGGTCGCGCATCTGCCGCACTCCTGAGCATCTGGTGAAGCTTTATCAGCAGGACAGAAAGGCCAAACTGCAAGCAGGAGCGAATACGAATACGGTTTATGTGGGAGCCATGACGGATTAGGGGTTATAAGATTATATATCTTTGTGCGTGTAGCATACCCATTTTCGAGTTATCTTAATGTTATCGTACTAGACATGCTTTTCGTGTTTCCTACAgcattcccccccccccccccccccccccccctcaaatTCTTAGTTACAGTTATGTTATCGGTTTTTATGTTAGATCTATATTCTAGTATCATTTTATTCTGGTAAAATTTGATATAAGACATCATAGTGTTGTGTCATTTGCCATAACacacttaaaaaaatgtttgtttgtttgtttttgtgtgtgtcCCCTGGCCACATGACACTTTGTTTTGGTGGTAATGTGCTAAAACACTACAACTACTCCATCCAGTTCAAATTACTTGTGATTCTACATATGTCCAAAGTTGAATATATCTATCTTTCACaatcaattttgaaattcatacATTGTTATGACATGCAAATTACATATTACtcctatgaaaatatttttcatgatgCATCTAAAAGCATAAATTTTATGATGTTTGACCATATAAACTTCTAGACTCCATGGCTCCGAATCTCCTTCCGGTGCCCTACGTCTCAGGGGATTACACACGGTGGCCTCCACCCTTGCCGACAACTACTGGGTAAGGGACATCCGTGGCGCCCTCATTGTCCTTGTCATCTCCCAATTCTTGATGGTCTGGGATGTGGGTGCTTCCTACCTAGCTCTCTCCGGGAACTGGAGACTGTCTTGTATGGTGTTGGACGGGCAACCAGTGCTACTCAGCCCGCTCGCCCTATCATGCTTTATTGCTGCGCAACTCCCCTTTCCTTGCGCCGAACTGCTGTGGCAGGCTGAGGGCCCTGCCAAGTGCAAGTTGTTACTTTGGCTTGCATTCCAGCAACGCTGCTGGATGGCAGACCTTCTGCAGAAGCGTGGCATTGACAGCCACTCGGCCTGCCCCTTTTGCGCGCAGAAACTTGAAACGCCGAACCACATCCTTCTCGATTGTGTGTTCGCTCACCAAGTCTACCTGGCCTGGGCTCGCTCCTTCCCGTGGCGACACTCTTCAGGGCTGGTGGTCATATGCTAGGGTCTACTTGCCTGAGCACCTTCACAAGGGCTTCGACTTTCTGTTCCTATCCTGACAGCTTTGGAAGGAGTGGAACGTCAGGGTTTTCGATTCTTCCCTTTCGCTGGTCTAGGTGGTGTTGGGGTCCATCCTCCAAGAGGACCATCTTTGGTCTTTAGCTAGTGCCGCTTTGTTTGGGGATTTGTTGGGAGGATAGGGGGTTCCTTTTCGCATCTTTCCCTCTGTCTAGGAGCAACAGCTTTagttttatcttttcctttttgtttgccCCTGCAGTCCCTTCCTTGTAACTTGGCAAGAGCCGGTCCGGCCCATTGCGTTGTAATGTCAAATTCtagaaattaatggtcaaaagtACAAATATTTGACTTAGGACAAGATTAAAACAACAACTAATTTGAAACGAAGGTCAgtattatttttaacatgttTCGGCTCAACTAGAGAAATAAATTTTTGGAAAGGACGCTTTTATCACCATGGCGTGTAGCAGCGAAGCAGCCTCATGGAGGTCGAGATCAACATTGACATTACAATTTAAAGAAAGTCATTTGCTGATATTTTGCTGATACTTACAATAGACTTTGCAGGAGAAGAATGCAAAAAGAAATATGCCCAACAATACTGATGGTGCCCAGAGTTTCATTTCATAAAAAGATTGTGCCATAATTTACTTCCATACCGAGCCAGCTCTTCTGAATCCTTTGGCCACAGCTTTGTATTCAGACTGTATTTAATCGAGAGACTGTTGGTTCTTTTTATAGCAGCAGGAAATCAAGTTGGTTCCAAGGCATAGGCGCACTACATGTCCATTGATTAATCTGcgtttcgtaaaaaaaaaaataagccaAAGAGTTAATCTGTGATCAGAAATACCAGCCCAGTCAGCGTTTGAACAGGCTGCCTTCTCTGAATAGTAAGCCTAGCACAAGCTATAATCTTTAGAGATCAGCAAGATCAGTTATGTAGCCGACCAGTACAGTAACTTGTAAACACTGAAATACTTTTATTAACTGAGTAATTCTGAGTATTTTAATATCTCAGATCCTGAATGTCTGAAACCACAAAGTCCACAATACTTAGCTAATAACTTGTCTGAACATGACATATGATGATAGGAGCTGCAATGCAATCAGTTTGGCAAATTGCATACCAATCCTCTGTAGCAGATCATTCATAATTTGGTATAGGAGTATATACTTCTTTTGGGTCAAGTTCACAGTTCACACCACCTCCAGGTTTGCGTATTTGTTTCAAAGCCCAGAATATATGACAGCTTCCCTGTAGCCTTGAGTGCAAACAGCCAAACATGGCTGTAATTTGCTGAATTAGTGCAGTGTCAGATtctgcatattttttttcagaaactgGGCATATTCTGTAGATGAAGTAACAATAACAATATGATTCACATAGACAAGGTCACAAGGATATAAGTGGTGACAGCATATTGATGGAAGATAAAGAGAGAAGTTTCAGTTTTGGTTTGTGTAAAGCCCAACTCCTGCAACTTAGTATCCAGTTTATTTCCATACAACTCATCTAGTTTCCATAGGTGTGTTG from Oryza glaberrima chromosome 3, OglaRS2, whole genome shotgun sequence carries:
- the LOC127765018 gene encoding COPII coat assembly protein sec16-like; protein product: MEIMQQLAAAATATATATPLCLPEPPPTAMTTAQVEAAIATLHGKKQRLRVAYDSLVLHSPIPLPFRWSDLDSHLSSLQSSIHARFSQLQALQASRPAPPAAAAASHDEDVEMEDVQEQGEDEVMAPPSTVQVKEEPVEAAACASNTAGERAGVGQDGFVRPGGMAAAKMASPSKVQVKEEPVEVSPSPPAGATGLTAAACASMDAPRLTDVCKRAGGGGGQGLCPRNGSGTAQSPPIPSCPVLQQQHTAGAPNGSHPVLRQHAANAMNAGHSAAFRPQQHMGKPRDTGDLRKAAAPNTGDRLPLQWRQQRVHANLTCPLSPPVVAGSSSSPPQQRVGVFPSPTPQIVGSSPPPPSQARVGEANVTNPSRQQFTASAPHAGDGQLQKRPPWQRLQRVGVANPMNAGDLPPQKPHFTANARNAGEHPFQEQQQPPPVAKPTDAAAGDLLPQQKQLMANAPNAGEHLLPEQQKQQPVTAAKPANAPPLQHAANATNPAVLRRQRQRQWVRLRPPTATNLPQTKQEQHHLFMADDGANARNPLSPPPPPCGMAKPPNSGDPLTDQNNQQLMANTHSAPTPVSTPLVASNQCESSAMTTTTTTTTNSNQNSGGGRTGPQPVAAGAAPNPAGNQQQGQRKGGANRRGGRGQGNKNNNVANTNISNMSKVIGKGNKEQGNGNPQLNTNGNPQFNKNVPGDHHQKNKNAGQLCYRCGCRGHWSRICRTPEHLVKLYQQDRKAKLQAGANTNTVYVGAMTD